A stretch of the Diprion similis isolate iyDipSimi1 chromosome 14, iyDipSimi1.1, whole genome shotgun sequence genome encodes the following:
- the LOC124415014 gene encoding arrestin domain-containing protein 2 isoform X1, with protein sequence MTRKLSKFLILFDNTNLLYFPGHFLSGRVLIELDDEAYVSGLHFHVVGEGVVRVRSQRAERVYDKENYIDFRMRLLGEPDEGPSLLSPGIHSFPFKLGLPLGLPSTFLGKHGWVQYYCKAALREPGGLTHKNQQVFIVMNPIDLNLEPPILALDQRSSPMQQPAKLEVEHRVGVSCLSGGPVFCRVSLDRGGYVPGETIGISATVSNRSKVTMKSTKASLTETIQYLCRGKVLASETRELASVSRGKIRPGEGEEWLNEQMYVPPLPPTNLRGCHLINILYHVYFVITPKSLDKEIKLQIPIVLATYPLRPEGAPAGTAPSKRGAHYPSTLPIFRPWLDDKAFDVQE encoded by the exons ATGACGCGGAAATTGAGCAAATTTCTTATACTCTTTGACAATACTAATCTCCTATATTTTCCTGGGCATTTTTTATCGGGCAGAGTACTCATTGAACTTGATGACGAGGCCTA CGTTTCCGGGCTGCATTTTCACGTCGTTGGCGAGGGAGTCGTCAGGGTTCGAAGTCAGCGCGCCGAGCGGGTCTACGACAAGGAAAACTACATCGATTTCCGCATGAGACTTTTGGGGGAGCCAG ACGAAGGTCCGTCGCTCCTATCCCCGGGGATCCACAGCTTCCCCTTCAAGCTCGGACTTCCCCTTGGACTGCCCTCGACCTTCCTCGGGAAGCACGGATGGGTCCAGTACTACTGCAAGGCGGCCCTACGCGAGCCAGGGGGCCTGACGCACAAGAACCAGCAGGTCTTCATCGTGATGAACCCGATCGATCTGAACCTGGAGCCACCGATACTGGCG CTTGATCAAAGATCTTCTCCAATGCAGCAGCCCGCCAAGCTCGAGGTCGAGCACCGAGTCGGCGTCTCCTGCCTCTCGGGGGGCCCCGTTTTCTGCAGGGTCAGCCTCGACCGCGGTGGCTACGTCCCTGGGGAGACAATCGGCATTTCCGCCACGGTCAGCAACCGCAGCAAG GTCACCATGAAGTCCACAAAGGCCTCGCTGACCGAGACGATCCAGTACTTGTGCAGAGGAAAGGTCCTGGCCAGCGAGACTCGAGAGCTCGCCAGTGTTTCGAGGGGGAAAATCCGACCTGGGGAGGGCGAGGAGTGGCTCAATGAGCAAATGTACGTCCCTCCGCTGCCGCCGACGAACCTGCGAGGGTGTCACCTGATAAACATACTCTACCACGTATAc TTCGTCATCACTCCGAAGAGCCTTGACAAGGAGATCAAGCTGCAGATACCGATCGTCCTCGCCACTTATCCCCTCAGACCGGAAGGAGCGCCGGCCGGAACCGCGCCCTCGAAAAGGGGGGCCCATTACCCGTCTACTTTGCCGATATTCAGGCCCTGGCTGGACGACAAGGCGTTTGATGTACAGGAGTAG
- the LOC124415014 gene encoding arrestin domain-containing protein 2 isoform X2 yields the protein MTRKLSKFLILFDNTNLLYFPGHFLSGRVLIELDDEAYVSGLHFHVVGEGVVRVRSQRAERVYDKENYIDFRMRLLGEPDEGPSLLSPGIHSFPFKLGLPLGLPSTFLGKHGWVQYYCKAALREPGGLTHKNQQVFIVMNPIDLNLEPPILAQPAKLEVEHRVGVSCLSGGPVFCRVSLDRGGYVPGETIGISATVSNRSKVTMKSTKASLTETIQYLCRGKVLASETRELASVSRGKIRPGEGEEWLNEQMYVPPLPPTNLRGCHLINILYHVYFVITPKSLDKEIKLQIPIVLATYPLRPEGAPAGTAPSKRGAHYPSTLPIFRPWLDDKAFDVQE from the exons ATGACGCGGAAATTGAGCAAATTTCTTATACTCTTTGACAATACTAATCTCCTATATTTTCCTGGGCATTTTTTATCGGGCAGAGTACTCATTGAACTTGATGACGAGGCCTA CGTTTCCGGGCTGCATTTTCACGTCGTTGGCGAGGGAGTCGTCAGGGTTCGAAGTCAGCGCGCCGAGCGGGTCTACGACAAGGAAAACTACATCGATTTCCGCATGAGACTTTTGGGGGAGCCAG ACGAAGGTCCGTCGCTCCTATCCCCGGGGATCCACAGCTTCCCCTTCAAGCTCGGACTTCCCCTTGGACTGCCCTCGACCTTCCTCGGGAAGCACGGATGGGTCCAGTACTACTGCAAGGCGGCCCTACGCGAGCCAGGGGGCCTGACGCACAAGAACCAGCAGGTCTTCATCGTGATGAACCCGATCGATCTGAACCTGGAGCCACCGATACTGGCG CAGCCCGCCAAGCTCGAGGTCGAGCACCGAGTCGGCGTCTCCTGCCTCTCGGGGGGCCCCGTTTTCTGCAGGGTCAGCCTCGACCGCGGTGGCTACGTCCCTGGGGAGACAATCGGCATTTCCGCCACGGTCAGCAACCGCAGCAAG GTCACCATGAAGTCCACAAAGGCCTCGCTGACCGAGACGATCCAGTACTTGTGCAGAGGAAAGGTCCTGGCCAGCGAGACTCGAGAGCTCGCCAGTGTTTCGAGGGGGAAAATCCGACCTGGGGAGGGCGAGGAGTGGCTCAATGAGCAAATGTACGTCCCTCCGCTGCCGCCGACGAACCTGCGAGGGTGTCACCTGATAAACATACTCTACCACGTATAc TTCGTCATCACTCCGAAGAGCCTTGACAAGGAGATCAAGCTGCAGATACCGATCGTCCTCGCCACTTATCCCCTCAGACCGGAAGGAGCGCCGGCCGGAACCGCGCCCTCGAAAAGGGGGGCCCATTACCCGTCTACTTTGCCGATATTCAGGCCCTGGCTGGACGACAAGGCGTTTGATGTACAGGAGTAG